A genomic stretch from Haemophilus parainfluenzae ATCC 33392 includes:
- a CDS encoding SAM-dependent methyltransferase, with amino-acid sequence MIINDINFNDLYQQHLKACNHYNLPPTKWDKKAPKMAENLVGKPSRYNDTLLKAMNVQPNETVLDIGCGPGTFVIPLAQQCQAVYALDYSQGMLDMVQQYKEKHQLNNITLLHKSWSDNWDDVPQADVILASRSTLVDDLDDMIEKLQSKAKKRIFLTSVTQRHFLDEGVFEAIGRDDVGFPTYIYLVNRLYQKGIHANVSFIETESGHFQGETFEDLLNSVEFSLGNLTEKEKQDLAKFYQQKQINNEPIKHGQRKWALIWWEV; translated from the coding sequence CAACATCTGAAAGCCTGCAATCACTATAATCTTCCACCAACAAAGTGGGATAAAAAAGCGCCTAAAATGGCCGAGAATTTAGTAGGTAAACCAAGCCGTTATAACGATACTTTGCTTAAAGCCATGAATGTGCAACCCAATGAAACGGTGTTAGATATTGGCTGTGGCCCCGGCACGTTTGTGATTCCTTTAGCCCAACAATGCCAAGCTGTGTATGCCCTCGATTACAGCCAAGGGATGCTGGATATGGTGCAACAATACAAAGAAAAGCATCAACTGAATAATATTACCCTTCTACATAAATCATGGTCCGATAACTGGGATGATGTGCCTCAAGCGGATGTAATACTCGCCTCTCGCTCGACGCTTGTGGATGATTTGGATGATATGATTGAAAAGCTGCAAAGCAAGGCGAAAAAACGCATTTTTTTAACCTCAGTGACCCAACGCCATTTTCTCGATGAAGGCGTATTTGAAGCCATTGGCCGTGATGACGTTGGCTTCCCAACTTATATTTATTTAGTCAATCGTCTCTACCAAAAAGGCATTCACGCGAATGTGAGTTTTATTGAAACCGAATCCGGTCATTTCCAAGGCGAAACCTTTGAGGATTTATTAAATTCTGTGGAGTTTTCTCTCGGTAATCTCACCGAAAAAGAAAAACAAGATTTAGCAAAATTCTATCAACAAAAACAAATAAACAATGAACCGATAAAACACGGACAACGCAAATGGGCGTTGATTTGGTGGGAGGTTTAA
- a CDS encoding SEC-C metal-binding domain-containing protein: MSVLDNTRDEKAIFDDLEALCQQPGYAHIIAYFCFRDNSIFSDSKQATKDAILEKYNQNKLIRNEISLLIGLMCKKTLNLELPEPKKFQELVSQTELLLKELHLSMMIGTGDSGSIEEFLKYMNSGEMLREPIFYTGDSAYHFQYRDFSKFKYSYDNDWFILNKEYSVEQLYKVISSIEGIQTEKINETLKDLQKEKLNNYTILPGYIFSIQDISYKTGIDAKTIENIINSFSFSKESNDKFECINDFNATNAYPILPLENGEFLLLQYYSLLEALYETPFFWFNQDPKYKNKAMEHRGKFTEDFSYERLRHVFGEKNVFKNIDIKDTNSNKLGEIDVLVTFGNRLIILQAKSKKLTISARAGNDDALNNDFKKAIQASYDQAVECGIFLLDTTNTLILPSGEELKINRNIAEIYPLSIISDHYPALSIQARHFLKQRQHPIIKSAFVIDIFTLDVITEILKTPLYFLSYINRRVTYGDKVISNHELTILSYHLKNNLYLTEEHSVLWLLDDIGAELDLVMLSRSGGLGNEYAHSGILTKYQGTFFDTLIKDIENDKNPNVIDLGFKLLMLSETSVSELNEKVRRICLDSMRDRKLHDLTLIFGKDNSFGLTIHCTDAPDDEAMLKLNSHCELRKYVSKLEHWFGIAVNIDSSRVRFGINKIYKWRQSDEMDEKCRRFTKLISQSSLGKFKRKTGRNDSCPCGSGKKYKKCCLNK; this comes from the coding sequence ATGAGTGTATTGGATAATACTCGAGATGAAAAAGCTATCTTTGACGATTTAGAAGCTTTATGTCAGCAACCTGGCTATGCACATATAATTGCTTACTTTTGTTTTAGAGATAATTCTATTTTCTCTGATTCTAAGCAGGCAACTAAAGATGCTATTTTAGAAAAATATAACCAGAATAAATTAATTAGGAATGAAATATCTCTACTCATAGGTTTAATGTGCAAAAAAACTCTAAATTTAGAACTTCCTGAACCTAAAAAATTCCAAGAATTAGTGAGTCAAACAGAACTTTTATTAAAAGAGTTACATTTATCAATGATGATAGGAACCGGTGATTCAGGTTCAATTGAAGAATTTTTGAAATATATGAATTCAGGAGAGATGCTAAGAGAACCTATATTTTATACAGGTGATTCAGCATATCATTTTCAGTATAGAGACTTTTCAAAATTTAAGTATAGCTATGATAATGATTGGTTTATCCTTAATAAAGAATATTCTGTAGAGCAACTTTATAAAGTTATCTCATCTATAGAGGGTATTCAAACAGAAAAAATAAATGAAACGTTGAAGGATTTACAAAAAGAGAAGTTAAATAATTATACAATTCTACCTGGATATATATTTTCTATACAGGATATTTCTTATAAGACAGGAATAGATGCAAAAACTATAGAAAATATTATTAATTCATTTTCTTTTTCAAAAGAGTCTAATGATAAATTTGAATGCATTAATGATTTTAATGCCACTAATGCGTATCCAATTTTACCGTTAGAAAACGGTGAATTTCTACTACTTCAGTATTATAGCTTATTGGAAGCTCTATACGAAACGCCCTTCTTTTGGTTTAATCAAGATCCTAAGTATAAAAATAAAGCAATGGAACATAGAGGGAAATTCACAGAAGATTTCTCCTATGAGCGATTAAGGCATGTATTTGGTGAAAAAAATGTATTTAAAAATATAGATATAAAAGATACTAATAGCAATAAATTAGGCGAAATAGATGTATTAGTTACTTTTGGTAATAGATTAATAATATTGCAAGCAAAATCTAAAAAATTAACAATTTCCGCTAGAGCAGGAAATGATGACGCTTTAAATAATGATTTTAAGAAGGCTATACAAGCATCCTATGATCAAGCTGTAGAATGTGGAATATTTTTATTAGATACTACAAATACACTAATTTTACCCTCTGGTGAGGAATTAAAAATTAATAGAAACATTGCTGAAATATATCCTTTATCTATTATTTCTGATCATTATCCTGCTTTATCTATACAGGCTAGACATTTTTTAAAACAGAGACAACATCCTATTATTAAATCTGCTTTTGTTATAGATATTTTTACTTTAGATGTAATCACAGAAATATTAAAAACTCCGTTATATTTTTTAAGTTATATTAACCGTCGTGTTACATATGGGGATAAAGTTATTTCCAACCATGAATTGACAATTCTTTCTTATCATTTAAAAAATAATTTATATTTAACCGAAGAACATTCAGTTCTATGGCTCCTTGATGATATTGGAGCTGAACTAGATCTAGTAATGCTATCTAGAAGCGGAGGATTAGGAAATGAATATGCTCACAGTGGGATATTAACTAAGTATCAAGGAACATTCTTTGATACCTTAATTAAAGATATTGAGAATGATAAAAATCCTAATGTTATTGACTTAGGATTTAAATTATTGATGTTGAGTGAAACTTCTGTATCTGAGTTAAATGAGAAAGTTCGTAGAATCTGCTTAGATAGTATGAGAGATAGGAAGTTACATGATCTTACTTTAATTTTTGGTAAGGATAACTCTTTTGGTTTAACGATCCATTGCACAGATGCACCTGATGATGAGGCTATGCTTAAATTGAATAGTCACTGCGAATTAAGAAAATATGTATCTAAATTAGAGCATTGGTTTGGTATTGCCGTTAATATTGATAGTTCTAGGGTTCGATTCGGTATAAATAAAATTTATAAATGGCGGCAATCAGACGAAATGGACGAAAAGTGTCGGAGATTTACTAAACTTATTTCTCAGTCAAGCTTAGGAAAATTTAAGAGAAAAACTGGACGAAACGATAGCTGCCCATGTGGAAGTGGAAAAAAATATAAAAAATGTTGTCTTAATAAATAG
- a CDS encoding phosphoglycolate phosphatase, which produces MKTQFKVIGFDLDGTLVNSLPDLALSVNSALADFGFAPASEAQVLTWIGNGAPVLIARALKWTEEQTGKTFSEAEIEQVKERFNVHYAENLCNVSRLYPNVKETLETLKARGYTLAVVTNKPTRHVQPVLAAFGIDHLFSEMLGGQSLPAIKPHPGPLYYLCGKFGVEPRQVLFVGDSRNDILAAHSAGCPVVGLTYGYNYNIPIAESNPDWVFDDFAKLLEIL; this is translated from the coding sequence ATGAAGACTCAATTTAAAGTTATCGGTTTTGATTTAGATGGTACGCTCGTGAATAGCTTGCCGGATTTAGCGTTATCCGTGAATTCTGCATTGGCTGATTTTGGTTTTGCACCTGCATCAGAAGCACAGGTTTTAACTTGGATTGGTAATGGCGCACCTGTATTAATTGCGCGTGCTTTAAAATGGACGGAAGAGCAAACAGGTAAGACATTCTCTGAAGCTGAAATCGAGCAAGTGAAAGAGCGTTTTAATGTGCATTATGCTGAAAATCTTTGCAATGTGAGTCGTTTATATCCAAATGTAAAAGAAACATTGGAAACTTTGAAAGCTCGAGGTTATACCTTAGCCGTGGTAACGAACAAACCAACTCGTCATGTTCAGCCAGTATTAGCGGCATTTGGTATCGATCATCTATTCAGTGAAATGCTTGGTGGACAATCATTACCCGCGATTAAACCACACCCAGGCCCATTGTATTATTTATGCGGTAAATTTGGCGTAGAACCTCGCCAAGTGCTGTTTGTGGGTGACTCTCGAAATGATATCCTCGCGGCACATTCAGCAGGTTGCCCGGTTGTGGGATTAACTTACGGATACAACTACAATATCCCAATTGCTGAATCAAACCCAGATTGGGTGTTTGATGACTTTGCGAAGTTATTAGAGATTCTTTAA
- the rpe gene encoding ribulose-phosphate 3-epimerase: protein MKPYLIAPSILSADLARLGDDVQNVLNAGADVIHFDVMDNHYVPNLTFGPAVCKALRDYGIKAPIDVHLMVKPVDRIIPDFAKAGADYITFHPEASEHIDRSLQLIREHGCKAGLVFNPATPLSYLDYVLDKVDVILLMSVNPGFGGQSFLPSTLKKLQQARRLIDESGLDIRLEVDGGVKVNNIAEIAAAGADMFVAGSAIFGKPDYKQIIDQMRAQLASVK from the coding sequence ATGAAACCTTATTTAATCGCCCCTTCTATCCTTTCTGCAGATCTTGCTCGTCTAGGAGATGATGTGCAAAACGTGTTGAATGCCGGTGCGGATGTGATTCATTTTGATGTAATGGATAATCACTATGTGCCGAATTTAACCTTTGGCCCAGCTGTGTGTAAAGCTTTGCGTGATTATGGCATTAAAGCACCTATTGACGTGCATTTAATGGTTAAACCGGTCGATCGTATCATTCCTGATTTTGCCAAAGCAGGTGCAGATTACATTACGTTTCACCCTGAAGCCAGTGAACATATTGACCGCTCTTTACAACTCATTCGTGAGCACGGCTGTAAAGCGGGTTTAGTGTTTAATCCTGCCACACCATTAAGTTATTTGGATTATGTATTAGATAAGGTTGATGTGATTTTGTTAATGTCCGTGAATCCAGGATTTGGTGGACAATCCTTTTTACCTTCAACATTGAAGAAATTACAACAAGCTCGTCGTTTGATTGATGAAAGCGGTTTAGATATCCGTTTAGAAGTTGATGGTGGTGTAAAAGTGAATAATATTGCAGAAATCGCGGCGGCTGGTGCAGATATGTTTGTGGCAGGCTCAGCGATTTTTGGCAAACCAGATTATAAACAAATCATTGATCAAATGCGTGCACAGTTAGCTTCAGTTAAATAG
- a CDS encoding bifunctional metallophosphatase/5'-nucleotidase translates to MKKLLCSLFALSAISTAMAQEVNIKLLGTSDVHGRIVPWSYGADVEDKSGSYAQIATYVKDVRKNNKNVVLVEVGDAIQDNQIEVFAKDKKYYKNHPVPKVLNEMNYDIFVLGNHEFNFGMKALDEILKDIKAKKLTANFYHKKNDKRYIDATTIIEKDGVKLGIIGLSTPMSAKFEEDTGNLKDMKFTSPTEEARTQVEKLKAKGVDAIIAVTHMGIDNENNIPDTGMRDVINAVDGIDVVIAGHMHKDVPSETIKNTLITEPHRYGTVVSEVNLTFDINDKKEVKLVKKESKTVPVKALEADKKIVEIYKPYHEKLRELNNVVIGQTANEMVPQETKHGVSAAFSKDTGLSSFINDVEQHYSGADVVTFSFDHQKARMDKGDIKKKDIIFNYRYAGGDVTVYEMTGKQLKEYMEWSANYFDTIQPGDTEYRYNAERKKSKYVTYDIFGGVNYKIDLRNPKGSKIVDLTLADGKPVTDDMKLKVGMNSYRFAQLNGKGGIWEGQEIPVLWESKVAMGREKGTIQNMMIDYITNVKKGKIDGQSHNRWEIIGLN, encoded by the coding sequence ATGAAAAAATTACTTTGTTCATTATTTGCGCTTTCTGCAATTAGTACTGCAATGGCACAAGAAGTGAATATTAAATTATTAGGGACCTCCGATGTTCACGGTCGTATCGTACCTTGGAGCTATGGTGCAGACGTAGAGGACAAATCAGGTTCTTATGCACAAATTGCAACTTATGTGAAAGATGTGCGTAAAAATAATAAAAACGTGGTGTTAGTGGAAGTCGGTGATGCGATCCAAGATAACCAAATCGAAGTGTTCGCAAAAGATAAAAAATACTATAAAAATCACCCGGTTCCAAAAGTATTAAACGAAATGAATTATGATATTTTCGTATTGGGTAACCACGAATTTAACTTTGGGATGAAAGCATTAGATGAAATCCTAAAAGATATCAAAGCGAAAAAATTAACCGCAAACTTCTATCATAAGAAAAATGACAAACGTTATATCGATGCGACAACTATCATCGAAAAAGATGGCGTGAAGTTAGGGATTATTGGTTTAAGTACCCCAATGTCAGCAAAATTTGAAGAAGACACGGGAAACTTAAAAGACATGAAATTTACTTCGCCGACAGAAGAAGCGCGTACACAAGTTGAGAAATTAAAAGCAAAAGGCGTGGATGCGATTATTGCGGTAACCCACATGGGTATCGATAATGAAAACAATATTCCTGATACCGGTATGCGTGATGTCATCAATGCAGTAGATGGTATTGATGTGGTTATCGCGGGTCACATGCACAAAGATGTACCAAGTGAAACCATTAAAAACACACTAATCACTGAACCACACCGTTACGGTACCGTGGTATCTGAAGTGAATCTCACTTTTGATATCAATGATAAAAAAGAAGTGAAATTAGTGAAGAAAGAATCTAAAACGGTTCCAGTTAAAGCACTTGAAGCAGATAAGAAAATTGTGGAAATCTACAAACCTTATCACGAGAAATTACGTGAATTAAACAACGTAGTAATCGGTCAAACAGCGAATGAAATGGTACCTCAAGAGACTAAACACGGTGTATCTGCTGCATTCTCAAAAGATACTGGTTTATCTTCATTTATTAATGATGTTGAACAACATTACAGCGGTGCAGATGTGGTGACTTTCTCTTTCGACCATCAAAAAGCACGTATGGATAAAGGCGATATCAAGAAAAAAGACATCATCTTTAACTATCGTTATGCAGGCGGTGATGTTACCGTTTATGAAATGACCGGTAAACAATTGAAAGAATATATGGAATGGTCTGCAAACTACTTCGATACCATCCAACCAGGTGATACTGAATACCGTTACAATGCAGAGCGTAAAAAATCAAAATATGTGACTTACGACATTTTCGGTGGCGTAAATTATAAAATTGACTTACGTAATCCAAAAGGTAGCAAAATCGTTGATTTAACCCTTGCTGACGGCAAACCGGTGACAGATGATATGAAATTAAAAGTGGGTATGAACTCATATCGTTTCGCTCAATTAAACGGTAAAGGTGGTATTTGGGAAGGTCAAGAAATCCCAGTACTTTGGGAATCTAAAGTCGCAATGGGCCGCGAAAAAGGCACTATCCAAAATATGATGATCGATTACATCACGAATGTGAAAAAAGGCAAAATCGATGGTCAATCTCACAACCGTTGGGAAATCATTGGATTAAACTAA
- a CDS encoding DMT family transporter, with translation MNPWILLAISICLEIVATNLLKVSDGFTKLLPTVGSLALYAISFYFVSIVFRTLSVGLVYAIWSGVGIVLTAIVAYFAFGQKIDTAGLIGMALIISGVLVINLFSQTGH, from the coding sequence ATGAATCCTTGGATATTACTCGCTATTTCTATTTGTCTTGAAATTGTGGCAACAAATTTATTAAAAGTCAGTGATGGCTTTACCAAACTTTTACCCACCGTTGGTTCATTAGCGCTATATGCCATTTCGTTTTATTTTGTCTCCATTGTTTTCCGAACACTTTCCGTGGGCTTGGTTTACGCCATTTGGTCGGGCGTTGGTATTGTTCTGACCGCTATTGTGGCATATTTCGCATTTGGTCAGAAAATTGATACCGCAGGGCTGATAGGCATGGCGTTGATTATCAGTGGTGTTTTAGTGATTAACTTGTTTTCTCAAACAGGGCATTAA
- a CDS encoding anaerobic sulfatase maturase, with amino-acid sequence MSVFPPQAHFHLMAKPSSFHCNIQCEYCFYLEKSEQFGQYAPFMSKDTLKHYVKNYIQSHAGNVVEFAWQGGEPTLLGLDFYKQAVEYQQEFAQGKQITNAFQTNGIALNQQWAAFFKQHHFLIGLSIDGLSAVHNRYRISGNGNPTFEKVVKALNLLQEYGVEFNTLTVINDQNWQKGRETYLALKQLGSTYMQFIPIVERHTKTQSVTDFSVPSEGYGQFLVDVFHEWYAHDVGKIYVSQFDNLLGQWLGYPSTTCVHQPTCGQSLVAEANGDVYACDHFVYPEYKMGNLTQQPLTEIVLSSKQQQFGLEKSQKLTALCRHCEFRKLCYGGCPKHRFVSLKNEPNPHNYLCASYRYFFEQTALYMQAMARQIRLHPSAA; translated from the coding sequence ATGTCTGTTTTTCCACCACAAGCTCATTTTCACTTAATGGCGAAACCAAGCAGTTTTCACTGTAACATTCAGTGTGAATATTGCTTCTATTTGGAAAAATCAGAACAGTTTGGGCAATATGCGCCTTTTATGTCGAAAGACACCTTAAAACATTACGTCAAAAACTATATCCAATCGCATGCAGGGAATGTGGTTGAATTTGCTTGGCAAGGTGGGGAGCCGACTCTCTTAGGCTTAGATTTTTATAAGCAAGCCGTTGAATATCAGCAGGAATTTGCTCAAGGCAAACAGATTACAAACGCCTTTCAAACCAATGGCATTGCCCTTAATCAGCAATGGGCTGCATTTTTCAAACAACATCATTTTCTCATTGGGCTTTCTATTGACGGTTTAAGTGCTGTGCATAATCGTTATCGTATTTCAGGTAATGGCAATCCCACTTTTGAAAAAGTCGTAAAAGCGTTAAATTTGCTGCAAGAATATGGCGTGGAATTTAACACCCTGACCGTCATTAATGATCAAAATTGGCAAAAAGGAAGAGAAACCTATTTAGCGCTCAAACAGCTTGGTTCGACTTATATGCAGTTTATTCCTATCGTCGAACGTCATACCAAAACACAATCAGTAACCGATTTTTCAGTACCATCAGAAGGTTATGGGCAATTTCTCGTGGATGTCTTTCATGAATGGTATGCTCATGATGTAGGAAAAATTTATGTGTCGCAGTTTGATAATTTACTAGGACAATGGCTCGGTTATCCTTCTACAACTTGTGTTCATCAACCCACTTGCGGTCAATCTCTTGTGGCAGAAGCCAATGGTGATGTGTATGCTTGCGATCATTTTGTGTATCCCGAATACAAGATGGGGAATTTAACTCAGCAACCTTTAACGGAGATTGTGCTTTCCAGTAAACAGCAACAATTCGGTTTAGAAAAATCACAAAAATTGACCGCACTTTGCCGTCATTGTGAGTTTCGTAAACTCTGTTATGGTGGCTGCCCTAAACATCGTTTTGTTTCTCTCAAAAATGAACCCAATCCACATAATTATTTATGTGCCTCTTACCGTTATTTCTTTGAACAAACGGCACTCTATATGCAAGCCATGGCTCGTCAAATTCGGTTACATCCATCCGCCGCTTAA
- a CDS encoding Crp/Fnr family transcriptional regulator, which produces MENCAIKPTELSHCQFTELHHLPKGSFLYQQGESAHEFYYVQAGLVGLFHTLENGKESLVRLYSKGDYFGFRTLFSMADKHYHCNAKVLIDAEITRIKPNVVTEFFTHNTVMSQCLLQILADELREAEERLAKSAYLRTLDRVMDSLYFLKQHFPDYNWTYREIAEYAGCETETAIRIAKELKQNGALDRISGHK; this is translated from the coding sequence ATGGAAAATTGCGCAATCAAGCCTACTGAATTGTCACATTGTCAGTTTACTGAGCTGCATCACTTACCGAAAGGTTCCTTCTTGTATCAACAAGGTGAGTCAGCACATGAATTTTATTATGTGCAAGCAGGCTTGGTTGGCTTATTTCATACCCTTGAAAATGGCAAGGAAAGCTTAGTGCGATTATATTCCAAGGGCGATTATTTTGGTTTTCGAACTTTGTTTTCGATGGCGGATAAACATTATCATTGCAATGCAAAAGTCTTAATTGATGCGGAGATTACTCGCATCAAACCTAATGTAGTGACTGAATTTTTCACACACAATACAGTGATGAGCCAATGTTTATTACAGATTTTGGCAGATGAATTACGTGAAGCAGAAGAACGTTTGGCAAAAAGTGCCTATTTGCGTACTTTAGATCGTGTGATGGATAGTTTGTATTTTCTCAAACAACATTTTCCTGATTATAATTGGACATATCGTGAAATTGCAGAATATGCCGGCTGTGAAACCGAAACTGCCATTCGTATTGCAAAAGAACTCAAACAAAATGGTGCATTAGACCGAATATCAGGTCATAAATAA